The following proteins are co-located in the Solanum pennellii chromosome 1, SPENNV200 genome:
- the LOC107007883 gene encoding ATP-dependent Clp protease proteolytic subunit 5, chloroplastic — protein MAHSCIATTSSLSKCNSAIFPSDYCNISPISLQFKRLSLRKVKAVGEVKSRGNSTVKAVYSGGDWDLAKASRSSGIWSIRDDVQIPSSPYFPTYAAQGQGPPPMVQERFQSVISQLFQYRIIRCGGAVDDDMANVIVAQLLYLDAVDPTKDIVMYVNSPGGSVTAGMAVFDTMRHIRPDVSTVCVGLAASMGAFLLSAGTKGKRYSLPNSRIMIHQPLGGAQGGQSDIEIQANEMLHHKANLNGYLAYQTGQSLDRINQDTDRDFFMSAKEAKEYGLIDGVIMNPMKALQPLAAAAEQS, from the exons ATGGCTCATTCTTGCATAGCCACAACTTCATCTCTCTCTAAATGCAATTCCGCAATTTTCCCATCTGATTATTGCAATATTTCTCCCATATCTCTACAGTTTAAACGTCTTTCTTTGAG GAAAGTAAAGGCTGTTGGGGAAGTGAAGAGTAGGGGAAATAGCACCGTCAAGGCTGTGTATTCTGGAGGTGACTGGGATTTAGCAAAGGCTTCACGTTCTTCTGGAATTTGGTCTATCAG AGATGACGTGCAAATACCATCATCACCTTATTTTCCTACATATGCCGCCCAAGGTCAAGGACCACCGCCAATGGTACAAGAGCGATTTCAGAGTGTGATCAGCCAGCTCTTTCAATAT AGGATCATACGATGTGGTGGAGCagttgatgatgatatggctaATGTCATAGTTGCTCAGCTTCTTTATCTTGATGCTGTTGATCCCACAAAG GACATTGTTATGTATGTCAATTCTCCAGGAGGGTCAGTAACAGCAG GAATGGCTGTTTTCGATACCATGCGACATATTCGACCCGATGTCTCAACTGTCTGTGTTGGACTCGCTGCAAG TATGGGGGCTTTTCTTCTCAGTGCTGGCACTAAAG GGAAGAGATATAGCTTGCCAAATTCAAGGATAATGATTCACCAGCCTCTTGGTGGTGCTCAAGGTGGTCAAAGTGATATAGAAATACAG GCTAATGAGATGTTGCATCACAAAGCAAATTTGAATGGTTACCTTGCCTACCAGACTGGTCAAAGCCTTGATAGGATTAATCAGGATACTGATCGTGATTTTTTCATGAGCGCAAAGGAAGCTAAAGAGTACGGGCTAATCGATGGTGTCATCATGAATCCAATGAAAGCCCTTCAACCACTTGCAGCAGCTGCTGAACAATCATAG
- the LOC107028130 gene encoding homeobox protein knotted-1-like 1: MMDELSKLHSAIVCSHSRRQQEVEVEAEAGPTIVNNTTTSFAAVHHHYCQLEAAVAADHNHHQNNSKSTTNMSDLIKAQIANHPLYPNLLSAYLQCRKVGAPQEMTSILDEISKENTLISSSRHTSEIGADPELDEFMESYCAVLVKYKEEFSKPFDEATSFLHNIESQLSSLCKDNLITSTSFNNYISDEAGGTSDEDVGCEEMEAADSQESPANCEGDNELKEMLMRKYSGYLSSLRKEFLKKRKKGKLPKEARIVLLDWWKNHYRWPYPTEEEKNRLSEMTGLDQKQINNWFINQRKRHWRPSEDMKFALMEGVSAGSMYFDGSGGTGNIGS, translated from the exons ATGATGGATGAATTGAGCAAACTTCATTCTGCTATTGTTTGTTCACACAGTAGACGACAACAAGAGGTTGAGGTTGAGGCTGAGGCCGGGCCGACAATTGTTAATAACACTACTACTAGTTTTGCTGCTGTTCATCATCACTATTGTCAATTAGAAGCAGCTGTTGCTGCtgatcataatcatcatcaaaataatagtaaatcCACCACCAATATGTCAGATCTTATTAAAGCTCAGATTGCAAATCATCCTCTTTATCCTAACTTACTTTCTGCTTACCTTCAATGTCGTAAG GTTGGAGCACCGCAAGAAATGACATCAATTCTCGATGAAATTAGCAAAGAGAACACCTTGATATCCAGCTCACGTCACACTAGTGAAATTGGAGCTGATCCAGAACTTGATGAGTTTATG GAATCATATTGTGCGGTACTCGTGAAATACAAAGAGGAGTTTTCAAAACCGTTTGATGAAGCTACAAGTTTCTTGCATAACATAGAGTCACAGCTCAGTTCCCTATGCAAAGATAATTTAATCACTTCCACAAGTTTCAACAATTATATATCTG ATGAAGCAGGTGGTACCTCAGACGAGGATGTAGGCTGTGAGGAGATGGAAGCAGCAGATAGTCAAGAATCTCCTGCTAACTGTGAAGGCGATAATGAGCTAAAAGAAATGCTGATGCGCAAATATAGTGGCTATCTTAGCAGTTTGAGAAAGGAATTTctgaagaagaggaagaaaggCAAATTACCTAAGGAAGCAAGAATCGTATTGCTGGACTGGTGGAAGAATCACTATCGATGGCCTTATCCCACG gaagaagagaaaaataggTTATCGGAGATGACAGGGCTAGACCAGAAGCAGATAAACAACTGGTTCATAAACCAAAGGAAGCGACACTGGCGCCCATCGGAAGACATGAAATTTGCTCTAATGGAAGGTGTAAGTGCTGGATCGATGTATTTTGATGGATCTGGAGGTACTGGAAATATTGGCTCTTGA